From Xiphophorus hellerii strain 12219 chromosome 20, Xiphophorus_hellerii-4.1, whole genome shotgun sequence, the proteins below share one genomic window:
- the arl6ip5a gene encoding ADP-ribosylation factor-like 6 interacting protein 5a, with translation MAKVELAPLRSWDDFFPGSERFAKPDFGDMARWNNRVVSNLLYYQSNYLVLAIAVFCIVGFLNPMGMLTAMVVVSAVFLGSVWAGENRAVIKNFKRQNPTAFVIVVMVASYVLISLLGSVMTFMTAITLPLTLIVAHASFRLRNVKNKVENKMEGAGLKRTPMGLLLEALGQQEENLQKIQTFLEGKMKE, from the exons ATGGCTAAAGTAGAGCTAGCACCGCTGAGGTCGTGGGATGACTTCTTCCCCGGCTCGGAAAGGTTCGCTAAACCGGATTTTGGAGACATGGCAAGATGGAACAACCGAGTTGTCAGCAACCTGCTTTATTATCAGTCTAATTACCTGGTGCTCGCCATTGCTGTTTTCTGCATTGTCGG GTTCCTCAACCCTATGGGGATGCTCACAGCCATGGTCGTGGTGTCGGCCGTCTTCCTCGGCTCCGTCTGGGCCGGAGAGAACCGAGCCGTGATCAAGAACTTCAAGAGGCAGAACCCCACGGCGTTCGTGATCGTCGTCATGGTGGCCAGCTACGTTCTGATTTCTCTGCTCGGCAGCGTCATGACGTTTATGACAGCAATCACTTTACCTCTCACTT TGATAGTCGCACACGCTTCGTTTCGCCTGCGCAACGTGAAGAACAAGGTGGAGAACAAGATGGAAGGCGCGGGGCTGAAGAGGACTCCGATGGGCCTTTTGCTCGAGGCTCTGGGACAGCAGGAGGAAAACCTCCAGAAGATTCAGACTTTTCTGGAGGGAAAAATGAAGGAGTAG